A single region of the Rhipicephalus microplus isolate Deutch F79 chromosome 10, USDA_Rmic, whole genome shotgun sequence genome encodes:
- the LOC119181050 gene encoding uncharacterized protein LOC119181050 → MGRKNSASGKISVLRQLRNSAPCNHCSCVSRFVCAFSTYFRAFAMKRANPFADDVPIQSKIFASEREVEKNCEKRMSAVYSRTLRMLYSASHQRHENAKPERGQANEAATMDTQPQQCGACHRNCTTKTSCTFCDRPSCDSCTRMCASCEKPYCTLCSVLRYTQQGEYATCLSCGN, encoded by the exons ATGGGGCGAAAAAATAGCGCGAGCGGGAAAATTTCGGTACTTCGCCAACTTCGCAATAGTGCTCCCTGTAACCACTGTTCGTGTGTTTCTCGCTTTGTGTGCGCGTTTTCGACGTATTTTCGTGCATTCGCGATGAAGAGGGCAAACCCTTTCGCGGACGACGTCCCCATTCAGAGCAAAATTTTCGCCTCCGAAAGAGAAGTGGAGAAGAATTGTGAAAAGCGCATGTCGGCCGTCTACT CTAGAACGTTGAGGATGCTGTACTCTGCGTCCCATCAGCGTCACGAAAATGCAAAGCCTGAAAGGGGACAGGCCAATGAAGCTGCCACAA TGGACACACAACCTCAGCAGTGCGGTGCATGCCATCGAAACTGTACAACCAAGACGAGCTGCACCTTCTGTGATAGACCATCTTGCGACTCTTGCACTCGAATGTGTGCATCCTGCGAGAAACCTTATTGCACCCTATGTTCTGTGCTAAG GTATACTCAACAAGGTGAATACGCAACATGTCTATCGTGTGGAAACTAG